Below is a genomic region from Fischerella sp. PCC 9605.
AATACTTTGACAGATTTTTGGCTCCTCTCAATCAACAAACTCTAGTATGTAACTCTCTTGCCAAAATTGCTTATCTAAAATAGATGAATTTTTATAAAAGCCATACCTCAATACTCACAATGGCAATAAAGCGGGAGGAAAATCCTCACCGCTTTTTGCTTTCTGAAGATCGTAGATTAAGATCAAAGTGTAGCAGTAAGTTTAATTCAAACTTAAACAATTATTTTGCTATTATGATTGCATGCTAGTATTTAATATAAAATTACGAGGTAACAAAACCAGTATAAATAGCCGTGCAAGTGCGGCTAATACCGTTTTGTTTATTCGTGATGTAGAGACGTAAAATATTTCGTCTCTGTTGGCAGGATAAAAGGGTATATGCCCAGCAATCTTACATAAATACTATGCTGTCCTAAGTTTGGGAGTAAGCATAAGTTAAATCCTGCAACTTCTTGGGTCTACAACTTAGTTGTAGTGGTAGAACTCAACGGCAATAAAGGGGGAAGAAAACTCTTACTACTTTTTGCCTCCTCAATTTGTAAAGATGGCTTAAAATTACACCGTCGCAGTAGCGTCAGAAAAGAAAAATATTTCATTTTCGATGGCAAATGATGGTTAAAAGTGCCGTAAAATTACCGAAATTAATACCTGTGGCAGCCATACCTCGAATAGATGGTGATCAACCATAACAAAGGATTTTGGTTTGTTATAAACAGGGATCTACCCTTTTGGTAGGGTTGCTAGTGGCTTTGTGCAAATGTCGAAATGCCAAACGCTGGCATAGGTAAACTCTGTAAATAGTTTGGAGAGAGTTAAGGATATTTTGAGCGTAATGACTGAAACTGCAACCGCACCATTAACCGGAAAAGCACTGCTTGCAAAAGTCAAAGAGCTTTCTAGCTTACCACGTCGAGAAAGAGCAAAACAGTGTGGTTATTATACAGTTACAAAAAATAACCAGGTACGAGTCAATCTCACAGATTTTTATGATGCTTTGCTATCGGCTAGGGGAATTCCCCTAAGTCCAGAAGCACCCAAAGATGGCCGTGGTCGTGAACCTACTTATCGAGTTAGTGTTCACCAAAACGGTCAAATTGTAATTGGTGCAACATATACTAAAGCAATGGGCTTAAAGCCTGGTGATGAATTTGAAATTAAGCTGGGATACAAGCACATTCACCTAATTCAAGTTGACACTGATAAAAAAGGAACCCCGCTGGAACTAGATACCGAAGTAGAGGAAGAAGACGAAGAAATTGAAGAAGATGAGTAAATTTTTCTAATGCTAGGGGTAAAGTTAATGGTGAGTTCTCCATAACTTTTTCTCTAGACAAGATGAAAAATTGGTTGCTGTAGTTTGAATATTTCTTCAAACGGAAAAATACGATTAGACCTCTTGCGGAAATTACCAATCTTGGTAGAAGCTTGACTAAGTAGAGAGAAAAGCAGAATAAAACCAGCAATAAGTGGGAGCATAATGAAGCGATCGCATAGCTACTCCCGATAAAAAATTGCTCAGAAACATAGCTAGCTTTTCTCTCGTCAAGCAAGAAATTTATGGTAGCAAGAAGTCTGTCGTGTTTTTTAATTGTATTTTGATAGCGTTATTTGAGCCATCAGTCCAGAATTTACAGTCATTTCTGGAAAATGCACCAGGGTTGGTTGTGGTGATGGCTTTTTTTATTGCTTGGGCTGGATTTTGGTTCCCAATAGCAGCTTTATTGGCTATGGCACTTAAATGGCAACCCGGCAAACCTTTACAACCAAATCAAAAGTTACCTTTACTAGTCTCGCTTTATTTATTAGCACCCTTGATCTTGTGGGCTGCTATCTGGCTGACCAAAACATCTTTCTCTAATTACGGCTTCCTTACTAATATTTCCATCCTTGGTTCTTTGGCAGTGGGCTTTGGCTTGGGAATATTGAGCCTTGTTGTGGTGTTTGCATTGCAATTTTGGCTGGGATGGTGCAGATTTGAAGAGTCTAATATCAAGCAATTACCATCTATTCTGCTACCTATTTTGTTGATAGCTTTATTTGTGGGTGGCATAGAAGAGTTAGTTTTTCGCGGGTTCCTGTTCAGCGAACTAGAACTGAATTATTCAGTTTGGGTGGCAGCGATCATTTCTAGCTTGATATTTGCTGCACTACATTTGGTTTGGGAACAACGAGAAACCATACCGCAACTTCCTGGATTGTGGTTGATGGGAATGGTGTTAGTACTGGCACGGTTTAGCGATCGCGGCAATTTAGGTATAGCTTGGGGACTGCATGCTGGATGGGTATGGGCGATCGCCTGCTTGGATACAGCACAACTAATTAATTACAGCGATAAAGTTTCCGAGTGGGTGACAGGTAAAAACAAAAAACCCCTAGCTGGGCTAGCGGGGATAGCATGTTTACTGCTGACTGCGGTAATACTTTGGTTGTTTTATCACCATAATCTCAAATAGATGAGACTGACTTAATACATAAAAACTCAGCAAGAGTGGGTGTAGGGTAGTTCGCTTCTGTAATTTCTAACCCTGCCCGCGTTAGCATACCTTGAATAATCCATGCAAACGTGCTGTGTTCCTCCCGTACATGCATTTGGTAATCTTGGACTGTCCAACCCTCATCTTTGGGCTTTGCCGATCGCTCTATCCAATCATTAATCGAGGTTTCATACTCAGCGGGTGGAAATGAAAATATAACATCACGTAAGTAAAAAATACCGCCGGGTTTCAGCATCGCAGCCATTCTCACCAAAGCAACTATCTTCCAGAAGTCTGGCAGAATATGAAGGGCAGCTTTTGTGATGACAAAATCAGCCAAATTGTTATTGTGTTTATAAGTTAAGAAACCAGCTTGGTGAAAATTGATATTGGTAGCACCTACTTTTTGAGCTTTTGAGCGAGCATAAGCCAGCATACTTTGCGAAATATCAACAGCATCTACAGAAGCCCCGTTGAGTGAAGCCTGAATTGCAAAGGTTCCTGTGCCTGCTGCGAGATCGATAACAGTATGCCCAGAAGAAATTCCCAGTCGCCTGACTAAAGCCTGCTCCTTTTCTGGGGTA
It encodes:
- a CDS encoding AbrB family transcriptional regulator, which produces MTETATAPLTGKALLAKVKELSSLPRRERAKQCGYYTVTKNNQVRVNLTDFYDALLSARGIPLSPEAPKDGRGREPTYRVSVHQNGQIVIGATYTKAMGLKPGDEFEIKLGYKHIHLIQVDTDKKGTPLELDTEVEEEDEEIEEDE
- a CDS encoding CPBP family intramembrane glutamic endopeptidase, coding for MFFNCILIALFEPSVQNLQSFLENAPGLVVVMAFFIAWAGFWFPIAALLAMALKWQPGKPLQPNQKLPLLVSLYLLAPLILWAAIWLTKTSFSNYGFLTNISILGSLAVGFGLGILSLVVVFALQFWLGWCRFEESNIKQLPSILLPILLIALFVGGIEELVFRGFLFSELELNYSVWVAAIISSLIFAALHLVWEQRETIPQLPGLWLMGMVLVLARFSDRGNLGIAWGLHAGWVWAIACLDTAQLINYSDKVSEWVTGKNKKPLAGLAGIACLLLTAVILWLFYHHNLK
- a CDS encoding class I SAM-dependent methyltransferase: MASFPAWYFDESKMAGIDFEDIAQVEAFDRRQASSTPEKEQALVRRLGISSGHTVIDLAAGTGTFAIQASLNGASVDAVDISQSMLAYARSKAQKVGATNINFHQAGFLTYKHNNNLADFVITKAALHILPDFWKIVALVRMAAMLKPGGIFYLRDVIFSFPPAEYETSINDWIERSAKPKDEGWTVQDYQMHVREEHSTFAWIIQGMLTRAGLEITEANYPTPTLAEFLCIKSVSSI